From the Gouania willdenowi chromosome 19, fGouWil2.1, whole genome shotgun sequence genome, one window contains:
- the LOC114481487 gene encoding DELTA-sagatoxin-Srs1a-like, which produces MPETAESLSASQTSSRNITIEITNQTDNFILLDPKVHLEAGHCHSPPQPSVRPHATEVCNFEKGSGAVGSVGVMTYDVYKRGQSSPTGKLTLMFSVPYDRNFYKNWMALGLFPMDTECDEKLYKKMYYDKEQVGFQRVEVNGSVLNMREMDLSVMVTMSPLAKSIMKVEVWNLEAFEGLQFQL; this is translated from the exons ATGCCTGAAACCGCAGAGTCTTTGTCCGCCAGCCAAACCTCCTCAAGGAACATCACCATTGAGATCACCAATCAGACCGACAACTTCATCCTGCTCGACCCCAA GGTTCACCTTGAGGCCGGACACTGCCACAGCCCCCCACAGCCCAGTGTGCGTCCACACGCTACCGAAGTGTGTAACTTTGAGAAGGGGTCGGGTGCGGTCGGCTCGGTGGGCGTCATGACCTACGACGTCTACAAACGAGGCCAATCCAGTCCCACGGGGAAGCTGACCCTCATGTTCTCCGTGCCCTATGATCGCAACTTCTACAAAAACTGGATGGCATTGGGCCTCTTTCCCATGGATACAGAGTGCGACGAGAAGCTCTACAAAAAGATGTATTACGACAAAGAGCAGGTGGGCTTCCAGAGGGTGGAGGTGAATGGCAGCGTGCTGAACATGAGGGAGATGGACCTGTCCGTGATGGTGACCATGAGTCCTCTGGCCAAGTCCATCATGAAGGTGGAGGTGTGGAACCTTGAGGCTTTCGAGGGGTTGCAGTTCCAATTATAA